The following are encoded together in the Panthera leo isolate Ple1 chromosome B4, P.leo_Ple1_pat1.1, whole genome shotgun sequence genome:
- the LOC122224030 gene encoding transcription factor BTF3-like, producing the protein MKQEKLVKLQAQVRIGGKGTARRKKVVHRTAIADDKNLQFSLKKSGVNNISGIEEGNMFTNQGTVIHFNNRKVQASLAANTLTITGHAERKHLTEMLLSILNQLGADSLTSLRRLAEVLPKQSVDGKVPLATGEEEDDEVPDFVENFDEASKKEANRIESTSEEDKA; encoded by the coding sequence ATGAAGCAGGAGAAACTCGTCAAACTGCAAGCGCAAGTGCGCATTGGTGGGAAAGGAACGGCTCGCCGAAAAAAGGTGGTTCATCGAACAGCTATAGCAGATGACAAAAACCTTCAGTTCTCCTTAAAGAAGTCAGGGGTAAACAATATCTCTGGTATTGAAGAAGGGAATATGTTCACAAACCAAGGAACGGTGATCCACTTTAACAACCGTAAAGTTCAGGCATCCCTGGCAGCGAACACTTTAACCATTACAGGCCATGCTGAGAGGAAGCATCTGACAGAAATGCTACTCAGTATCTTAAACCAACTTGGTGCAGACAGTCTGACTAGTTTAAGAAGGCTGGCTGAAGTTCTGCCCAAACAATCTGTGGATGGAAAGGTACCACTTGCTACCGGAGAGGAGGAGGATGATGAAGTTCCAGATTTTGTGGAGAATTTTGATGAAGCTTCCAAGAAGGAAGCAAACAGAATTGAATCAACTTCTGAAGAAGATAAAGCTTGA